Proteins co-encoded in one Halalkalicoccus subterraneus genomic window:
- the tenA gene encoding thiaminase II: MSFVASLEPEAEPIWEAIHDHPMVRGIGDGSLDEAPFRYWVRQDYVYLIEYNRVFALGAARAPDLERIERFADLLSETVSTEMDLHRSYAAEFGISEAELEETDPSPTTRAYTDFLVRTAATGSFGELVAVLLPCMWGFNETGRRLAEEGVPDHEGYAAWIETYASEEFTELAEWCKELMDEVAAEAGETRRNRYREAFLTSARYEYRFWDAAWHEEEWAI; encoded by the coding sequence ATGTCGTTCGTCGCGTCGCTCGAACCGGAGGCCGAACCGATCTGGGAGGCCATCCACGACCACCCGATGGTTCGGGGGATCGGGGATGGGAGTTTGGACGAAGCGCCGTTTCGCTACTGGGTCCGCCAGGACTACGTCTACCTGATCGAGTACAACCGCGTGTTCGCGCTGGGGGCCGCCCGCGCACCGGATCTCGAACGAATCGAGCGCTTTGCGGACCTGCTTTCCGAAACCGTCTCGACCGAGATGGACCTGCACCGCTCGTACGCGGCGGAGTTCGGGATCTCGGAGGCGGAGTTAGAGGAGACGGACCCCTCGCCGACGACGCGTGCGTACACCGACTTCCTCGTCCGGACCGCGGCGACCGGGAGTTTCGGCGAGCTGGTCGCCGTACTCCTGCCCTGTATGTGGGGGTTCAACGAGACAGGGAGGAGGCTCGCCGAAGAGGGGGTTCCCGACCACGAGGGGTACGCCGCGTGGATCGAGACCTACGCGAGCGAGGAGTTCACCGAACTGGCCGAGTGGTGCAAGGAGCTCATGGACGAGGTGGCCGCCGAGGCGGGGGAGACCCGCCGAAACCGGTATCGCGAGGCATTTCTCACCTCCGCGCGCTACGAGTACCGGTTTTGGGACGCGGCGTGGCACGAGGAGGAGTGGGCAATATGA
- a CDS encoding NUDIX hydrolase, which yields MTTIDKLWFRASEASQRAERAYHRLRERHDACLERERHRRVSRGRFRTLTERVERTGAPYGAHTIVYRPSGELLLVRHDGVDLWVLPGGEVDPEEDFERAAVRELAEEAGVDAEYDGLGILTRVRITCGEYETVGVVPVFTARALTTETHIADPDDEISAARWFADLPEDTRDREDLLAWREREL from the coding sequence ATGACGACGATCGACAAGCTGTGGTTTCGTGCCAGCGAAGCGAGCCAGCGAGCCGAACGGGCCTACCACCGCCTCCGCGAGCGCCATGATGCCTGTCTCGAACGCGAGCGCCACCGGCGGGTTTCCCGGGGACGCTTTCGGACCCTGACCGAGCGCGTCGAGCGCACCGGTGCGCCCTACGGGGCCCACACCATCGTCTACCGCCCTTCGGGGGAGCTCCTGCTCGTGCGCCACGACGGCGTCGACCTGTGGGTGCTCCCCGGCGGCGAGGTCGACCCCGAGGAGGACTTCGAGCGCGCCGCAGTTCGTGAACTCGCCGAGGAGGCCGGCGTCGACGCCGAGTATGATGGGTTGGGAATCCTCACGCGGGTCCGGATCACCTGCGGCGAGTACGAGACGGTGGGCGTGGTTCCCGTCTTCACCGCCCGAGCGCTCACGACCGAGACCCACATCGCCGATCCCGACGATGAGATCTCCGCGGCACGATGGTTCGCCGACCTCCCCGAGGACACCCGCGACCGCGAGGACCTGTTGGCGTGGCGCGAGCGCGAACTGTGA
- a CDS encoding methionine adenosyltransferase yields MTERNIRVEPIDRRAVEDQEVEIVERKGLGHPDSICDGVAESVSSALSREYIDRVGKVLHYNTDETQLVAGNAAPAFGGGEMIDPIYLLIVGRATKEYEGTRIPTGKIALEAARDYLAEHVPELEFGTDVIVDVKLGEGSGDLQEVFGEEGSTVPMANDTSFGVGHAPLTETERIVLEAESSLNGEYSESNPEVGPDVKIMGKREGGRIDITVAAAMIDEYIADLDEYDEAVVGVRKHVAELAGGYTDRDVSVHVNTADDYEQGSIYLTTTGTSAEQGDDGSVGRGNRANGLITPNRSMSMEATSGKNPVNHIGKIYNLLSTEIAHAVVEEVDGIRDLRIRLLSQIGRPIDEPHVADAHVVAEEGVSLADIEEDVIGIVDRELADVSEITRRTIDGELSTF; encoded by the coding sequence ATGACCGAACGGAACATCCGTGTCGAGCCGATCGACCGGCGTGCAGTCGAGGATCAGGAAGTGGAAATCGTCGAGCGAAAGGGACTGGGCCACCCCGATTCGATCTGCGACGGCGTCGCCGAAAGCGTCTCCAGTGCTCTCTCACGCGAATACATCGACCGAGTCGGCAAGGTGCTTCATTACAACACCGACGAGACCCAACTCGTCGCCGGCAATGCCGCGCCCGCCTTCGGCGGCGGCGAGATGATCGACCCGATCTACCTGCTGATCGTCGGGCGCGCCACCAAGGAGTATGAGGGAACCCGCATCCCGACGGGCAAGATCGCCCTCGAAGCCGCCCGCGACTACCTCGCCGAGCACGTCCCCGAACTGGAGTTCGGCACCGACGTCATCGTCGACGTGAAACTCGGCGAAGGGTCGGGCGACCTTCAAGAGGTCTTCGGCGAGGAGGGCTCGACGGTACCGATGGCCAACGACACCTCTTTCGGGGTGGGACACGCCCCGCTGACCGAGACCGAACGGATAGTTCTAGAGGCCGAAAGCAGTCTCAACGGCGAGTACAGCGAATCGAATCCCGAGGTCGGTCCCGACGTGAAGATCATGGGCAAACGCGAGGGTGGTCGGATAGACATCACGGTTGCTGCCGCGATGATCGACGAGTACATCGCCGACCTCGACGAGTACGACGAGGCGGTCGTCGGCGTTCGCAAGCACGTCGCGGAACTGGCCGGCGGATACACCGACCGCGATGTTTCAGTACACGTAAACACCGCAGACGACTACGAGCAGGGCTCGATCTACCTCACGACGACCGGTACCTCCGCCGAGCAGGGCGACGACGGCTCGGTCGGCCGGGGCAACCGTGCGAACGGCCTGATCACGCCCAACCGCTCGATGTCGATGGAAGCCACGAGCGGAAAGAATCCCGTCAACCACATCGGGAAGATCTACAACCTGCTCTCGACCGAGATCGCCCACGCGGTCGTCGAGGAAGTGGACGGGATCCGCGACCTACGGATCCGTCTCCTCTCCCAAATCGGTCGGCCGATCGACGAACCGCACGTCGCCGACGCCCACGTCGTCGCCGAGGAGGGCGTTTCGCTCGCCGACATCGAAGAGGATGTGATCGGGATCGTCGACCGCGAACTCGCGGACGTCTCCGAGATCACCCGGCGCACGATCGACGGCGAACTCTCGACCTTCTAG
- the pyrB gene encoding aspartate carbamoyltransferase yields the protein MRHDHVLTAKQFSRGDIEAVLDRAADFDGPTGDTRHTDSVLGLLFFEPSTRTKMSFETAIKRLGGDTIDMGSVDSSSVTKGESLADTVRVIEGYADALVLRHPKQGAAKMASEFVDVPVINAGDGAGHHPTQTLLDLYTIRENAALDDLTIGIMGDLKYGRTVHSLAQALTNFETTQHFVSPESLALPPEVRYDLDEAGASVEEHTDLEPVLPDLDVLYVTRIQRERFPDENEYRAVASEYGIDRAMLDEAKADLSIMHPLPRVDEIDPAIDDTPHAAYFEQAHNGVPVRMALLDSLL from the coding sequence ATGCGGCACGACCACGTCCTGACCGCAAAACAGTTCTCCCGCGGGGACATCGAGGCGGTGCTCGACCGCGCGGCCGACTTCGACGGTCCGACGGGCGATACCCGCCACACCGATTCCGTGCTCGGGCTGCTGTTCTTCGAGCCCAGCACGCGCACCAAGATGAGCTTCGAGACGGCGATCAAACGCCTCGGCGGCGACACCATCGACATGGGCTCGGTCGACAGCTCCTCGGTGACCAAAGGCGAGAGTCTCGCCGACACGGTGCGGGTGATCGAGGGCTACGCCGACGCGCTCGTGTTGCGCCACCCCAAACAGGGCGCGGCGAAGATGGCCAGCGAGTTCGTCGACGTGCCCGTCATCAACGCGGGCGACGGCGCGGGCCACCACCCGACCCAGACCTTGCTCGATCTCTACACGATCCGGGAGAACGCCGCACTCGACGACCTCACCATCGGCATTATGGGCGATCTCAAGTACGGGCGCACCGTCCACTCGCTGGCTCAGGCGCTGACGAACTTCGAGACGACGCAACACTTCGTCAGCCCCGAGAGCCTCGCGCTGCCCCCCGAGGTGCGCTACGACCTCGACGAGGCCGGCGCGTCGGTTGAAGAACACACCGACCTCGAACCCGTTCTCCCCGATCTCGACGTACTCTACGTCACCCGGATCCAACGCGAACGGTTCCCCGACGAGAACGAGTACCGCGCGGTGGCCAGCGAGTACGGGATCGACCGCGCGATGCTCGACGAGGCGAAGGCGGACCTCTCGATCATGCATCCCCTCCCGCGGGTCGACGAGATCGACCCCGCGATCGACGACACACCGCACGCGGCGTACTTCGAACAGGCCCACAACGGCGTCCCCGTCCGGATGGCACTGCTCGACTCACTGCTATGA
- the pyrI gene encoding aspartate carbamoyltransferase regulatory subunit, whose amino-acid sequence MTDTNSAADHQLRVGKIRNGTVIDHVTGGQALTVLAILGIDGSSGEEISVGMNVPSDRIGRKDIVKVEGRELSQEEVDVLSLIAPDATINIVREYDVAEKHRVERPSAVVGVLSCPNANCITTENEPVDSRFAVLGDGVRCTYCGTLIREEFADHIEVE is encoded by the coding sequence ATGACCGACACGAACTCAGCAGCCGACCACCAACTTCGCGTCGGCAAGATCCGAAACGGCACCGTCATCGACCACGTCACCGGCGGCCAGGCGCTCACCGTGCTGGCGATCCTCGGTATCGACGGCTCGAGCGGCGAGGAGATCTCCGTCGGGATGAACGTCCCTTCCGATCGGATCGGACGCAAGGACATCGTCAAGGTCGAGGGGAGGGAACTGAGCCAGGAGGAAGTCGACGTCCTCTCGCTGATCGCGCCCGACGCGACCATCAACATCGTCCGCGAGTACGACGTGGCGGAGAAACACCGCGTCGAACGCCCGTCGGCGGTCGTCGGCGTGCTCTCGTGCCCGAACGCCAACTGTATCACGACCGAAAACGAGCCCGTCGATTCACGCTTTGCGGTCCTCGGTGACGGCGTGCGCTGTACCTACTGCGGGACGCTGATCCGCGAGGAGTTCGCCGACCACATCGAAGTCGAGTAG
- a CDS encoding FKBP-type peptidyl-prolyl cis-trans isomerase encodes MSDEEAPDAAEDAETETEETQDGLGDGDFVRLAYTARTVDGDQLVDTTDQEIAEDEGVDVEERNIEPRVIALGAGHLFETVEEDIEGKEAGDSGSIVVPAEEAFGEYSEDEVRTISAEKIPEDDRYPGAHVDIDNQHGHVETVIGGRARVDFNHPLAGEDVEYEYEIVDVVEDRVERAKGMLSMFIDADLEMWVETDEVEEETVVEPEEDADGETPEESQADGEDAEPETETEVVEKETLYIEATPELTMNQQWMFQKQQIAQDLMDRLDLDRVIIQETIEGGGMMGGMGGMMGGMGGGGGVEEALEDADVDADEIVEELEGDLDIDAEE; translated from the coding sequence ATGAGTGACGAAGAAGCGCCAGACGCAGCCGAAGATGCCGAGACCGAAACCGAAGAGACGCAGGACGGGCTCGGCGACGGCGATTTCGTCCGGCTCGCTTACACGGCGCGCACGGTCGATGGCGACCAGCTCGTCGACACCACGGACCAGGAGATCGCCGAGGACGAGGGTGTCGATGTCGAGGAGCGAAACATCGAACCCCGAGTGATCGCGCTGGGCGCGGGCCACCTCTTCGAGACCGTCGAAGAGGACATCGAGGGCAAGGAGGCCGGCGATTCGGGTAGCATCGTCGTCCCGGCCGAGGAGGCCTTCGGCGAGTACAGCGAGGACGAGGTCCGCACGATCAGCGCCGAGAAGATCCCCGAGGACGACCGGTATCCCGGTGCTCACGTCGATATCGACAACCAGCACGGCCACGTCGAAACGGTCATCGGTGGGCGCGCCCGCGTCGACTTCAACCACCCGCTCGCGGGCGAGGACGTCGAGTACGAGTACGAGATCGTCGACGTCGTCGAGGACCGCGTCGAGCGCGCGAAGGGGATGCTCTCGATGTTCATCGACGCCGACCTCGAGATGTGGGTCGAAACCGACGAGGTCGAGGAGGAGACCGTCGTCGAACCCGAGGAGGATGCGGACGGAGAGACTCCGGAGGAGTCTCAAGCAGACGGCGAAGACGCCGAGCCGGAGACCGAAACCGAGGTCGTCGAGAAGGAGACGCTGTACATCGAGGCCACTCCGGAGCTGACGATGAACCAGCAGTGGATGTTCCAGAAACAGCAGATCGCCCAGGACCTGATGGACCGCCTGGACCTCGATCGGGTCATCATCCAGGAGACCATCGAGGGCGGCGGTATGATGGGCGGTATGGGCGGTATGATGGGCGGCATGGGCGGCGGTGGCGGCGTCGAGGAAGCGCTCGAGGACGCCGACGTCGACGCCGACGAGATCGTCGAGGAGCTCGAAGGCGACCTGGATATCGACGCCGAGGAGTAA
- a CDS encoding RAD55 family ATPase, with amino-acid sequence MRRLPTGIDVLDRTLSGGIPVGSVVVLSAAPASQSELLLSELTAPRETLYLTTERSAAAVREAFERTTAPTGAPEVAPVPAEAPLDGADRLIEGLSWESTLIVDPTDPLERCERARYRRFMNDLRAAMVDAESVAVLHCLLGANPPVGRDVTEYMADVVFSLETRIIGDSIENRLAVPKFRGGCALSETIKLELGDRVRVDTSRDIA; translated from the coding sequence ATACGACGGCTGCCGACGGGGATCGACGTGCTCGACCGGACGTTGAGTGGGGGGATTCCTGTGGGAAGCGTCGTCGTCCTCTCGGCCGCGCCCGCGAGCCAGTCGGAGCTCCTGTTGTCCGAGCTCACCGCGCCTCGCGAGACGCTCTATTTGACGACCGAACGCTCGGCGGCGGCGGTCCGCGAGGCGTTCGAGCGGACGACTGCCCCCACGGGCGCGCCCGAAGTAGCCCCAGTCCCGGCCGAGGCACCCCTCGACGGTGCGGACCGACTCATCGAGGGCCTTTCCTGGGAGTCGACGCTGATCGTCGATCCGACGGACCCGTTGGAACGGTGCGAGCGCGCGCGCTACCGTCGGTTCATGAACGATCTCCGAGCGGCCATGGTCGACGCCGAAAGCGTTGCCGTGCTTCACTGTCTTTTGGGGGCGAACCCCCCGGTCGGACGCGATGTCACGGAATACATGGCTGACGTAGTCTTCTCGCTCGAGACGCGGATCATCGGCGACTCGATCGAGAACCGGCTCGCGGTGCCGAAGTTCCGCGGCGGGTGTGCGCTTTCGGAGACGATCAAACTCGAACTCGGCGACCGCGTGCGGGTCGATACGAGCCGCGATATCGCTTGA
- the cyaB gene encoding class IV adenylate cyclase → MYEVEMKLRAEHERLHERLERRGANRIDAVTQRDTYYDAPTRDFAETDEALRIRRETRDGETRATLTYKGPLVGETSKTREERETDLSDGDVMGSILDSLGFSAVETVEKRRERFSLEGYTVTLDTVTDLGTFVEIETEAIESDLDAARKGVGRTVESLGLDPADEIRTSYLELLIEDGHDRE, encoded by the coding sequence ATGTACGAGGTCGAAATGAAACTCCGGGCCGAGCACGAACGACTCCACGAGAGGCTCGAACGGCGGGGCGCAAACCGGATCGATGCCGTCACCCAGCGCGACACGTACTACGACGCACCGACGCGCGATTTCGCAGAAACGGACGAGGCACTACGGATCCGACGCGAGACGCGCGACGGCGAGACGCGCGCGACGCTCACCTATAAGGGTCCCCTCGTCGGTGAGACGTCGAAAACGCGCGAGGAGCGCGAGACGGATCTGAGTGACGGCGACGTGATGGGGTCGATCCTCGATTCGCTCGGCTTTTCGGCCGTCGAGACCGTCGAGAAGCGCCGCGAACGTTTCTCGCTGGAGGGATACACAGTGACACTCGATACGGTCACCGATCTGGGAACGTTCGTCGAGATCGAAACCGAAGCCATCGAGTCTGATCTCGACGCCGCGCGCAAGGGAGTCGGTCGGACCGTCGAGTCGCTCGGACTAGATCCCGCCGACGAGATCCGTACCTCCTATCTCGAACTCCTGATCGAAGACGGCCACGATCGGGAGTGA
- a CDS encoding RNA-binding protein — protein sequence MAAVPLHYVDIRTFCYATEDEKRVEQALRTYLPEGVEIDRAETEGYHGDRILVLSARVENADGIRHVLDQLRGSADLERVREQLDDRVTENCELFLYLDKQAAFGGEARLGEGITLRAKVEAYPAKKESAVENVREIL from the coding sequence ATGGCCGCCGTCCCGCTTCACTACGTCGATATCCGAACTTTTTGCTACGCTACCGAGGACGAAAAGCGGGTCGAGCAGGCCCTTAGAACCTACCTCCCCGAAGGAGTCGAGATCGACAGGGCGGAGACGGAGGGGTATCACGGGGACCGCATCCTCGTCCTCTCGGCGCGCGTCGAGAACGCGGACGGGATCCGTCACGTCCTCGATCAGCTCCGAGGCTCGGCCGATCTAGAGCGGGTTCGGGAGCAACTCGACGACCGGGTCACCGAGAACTGCGAACTGTTCCTGTATCTCGACAAGCAGGCCGCCTTCGGCGGCGAGGCCCGCCTCGGCGAGGGGATCACACTGCGGGCGAAGGTCGAGGCCTACCCCGCAAAGAAGGAATCGGCCGTCGAGAACGTCCGCGAGATCCTGTAA
- a CDS encoding universal stress protein, whose protein sequence is MKILVPIDDSEPARTALRYAHETFPESEITALHVIPVEGYWGAFADDPESIPGHEKAREHAENLLKEARDEIDAGVEMRVVTGHVAPEIVDFAGKGEFDAVVIGSHGRTGATRILLGSVAETVARRSPVPVTIVR, encoded by the coding sequence ATGAAAATTCTCGTCCCGATTGATGACTCCGAACCGGCGCGGACGGCGCTGCGATACGCCCACGAGACGTTTCCCGAAAGCGAGATCACCGCACTACACGTGATCCCCGTCGAGGGGTACTGGGGAGCGTTCGCCGACGACCCCGAATCGATTCCGGGCCACGAGAAGGCTCGCGAACACGCCGAGAACCTGCTGAAGGAGGCACGAGACGAGATCGATGCGGGGGTCGAAATGCGGGTCGTGACCGGACACGTCGCCCCCGAGATCGTCGACTTCGCTGGCAAGGGCGAGTTCGATGCGGTCGTCATCGGGAGCCACGGGCGAACGGGTGCGACGCGGATCCTGCTGGGGAGCGTCGCAGAGACGGTCGCGCGGCGCTCGCCCGTTCCGGTAACGATCGTTCGCTGA
- a CDS encoding peroxiredoxin family protein: MIQLSGGIALASMAGCLGSEEDPDEDPDDTGDDSKDGNNGEEKEDEKKENEKKEDEKPKNGDDAPKVDVETPDGETITVEAKDKPTVVLFADIRTEEGKSYSKTLVDLHEEYGDRAYVLTINSNTAVSKKDLEEFHEKYGGDWDHATCDDDVLEKYGIEASVTIYVIDEDGKIAFHAEEDIDRKTVKKALEAYADGDVDEEDIEKAFGAYREGEIDQEDMDAVLDAYKNGDIDDEDIEAAIETYQES; this comes from the coding sequence ATGATCCAGCTGTCCGGTGGTATAGCACTCGCGAGTATGGCCGGCTGTCTCGGAAGCGAGGAAGATCCGGACGAAGACCCCGACGATACGGGCGACGACTCGAAGGACGGCAACAACGGCGAGGAGAAGGAAGACGAGAAAAAGGAGAACGAGAAGAAGGAAGACGAGAAACCGAAAAACGGCGACGACGCGCCGAAAGTCGACGTCGAAACGCCGGACGGGGAGACGATAACCGTCGAGGCGAAGGACAAACCGACCGTGGTGCTGTTCGCCGACATCAGGACCGAGGAGGGCAAGTCCTACTCGAAGACGCTGGTCGACCTCCACGAGGAGTACGGCGACCGCGCGTACGTGCTCACGATCAACTCCAACACGGCGGTCTCGAAGAAGGACCTCGAGGAGTTCCACGAGAAGTACGGCGGCGACTGGGACCACGCGACGTGTGACGACGACGTCCTCGAGAAGTACGGCATCGAGGCCTCGGTGACGATCTACGTCATCGACGAGGACGGCAAGATCGCCTTCCACGCCGAGGAGGATATCGACCGGAAAACGGTCAAGAAGGCCCTCGAAGCGTACGCAGACGGCGATGTCGACGAGGAGGACATCGAGAAGGCGTTCGGCGCATACCGAGAGGGTGAGATCGACCAGGAGGACATGGACGCGGTCCTCGATGCGTACAAGAACGGCGACATCGACGACGAGGACATCGAAGCGGCGATCGAAACATACCAGGAGAGCTAA
- a CDS encoding TIGR03557 family F420-dependent LLM class oxidoreductase produces the protein MVELGYTLSSEEHPPNTLIENAARAEEVGFEFVSISDHFHPWVEAQGESPFVWSTLGGIAQATEEIDVGVGVTCPTVRIHPAVLAQATATTANMLDGRFFFGVGSGENLNEHVLGDRWPETAVRLEMLEEAVGVIRDLWEGENYSHHGTYYDVENAKIYTLPEEPPPIVVSAFGPKSARLAADIGDGLWSVGPKEAPLENYTEAVGDSPKYTQIDVCYAENEQEALDTVYETWPNGEIAGELSQVLPMPAHFEQAAEMVDRDDVRGSATPLGSDPEPFIESVEACIDAGYDHVYFHQIGPDQEGFFEFYEDHLASEF, from the coding sequence ATGGTCGAACTCGGTTACACCCTTTCGAGCGAGGAACACCCGCCGAACACGCTGATCGAGAACGCCGCCCGCGCGGAGGAAGTCGGCTTCGAGTTCGTCTCGATCTCGGATCACTTCCATCCGTGGGTCGAAGCGCAGGGAGAAAGCCCGTTCGTCTGGTCGACGCTCGGCGGGATCGCCCAGGCCACGGAGGAGATCGACGTCGGCGTCGGCGTGACTTGTCCCACCGTCAGGATCCATCCCGCGGTTCTCGCACAGGCGACGGCGACGACCGCGAACATGCTCGACGGGCGCTTTTTCTTCGGCGTCGGGAGCGGCGAGAACCTCAACGAGCACGTGTTGGGCGATCGCTGGCCCGAGACGGCGGTCCGTCTGGAAATGCTTGAGGAGGCCGTCGGCGTGATACGGGACCTCTGGGAGGGGGAGAACTACAGTCATCACGGTACCTACTACGACGTCGAGAACGCGAAGATCTACACCCTTCCCGAGGAACCTCCGCCGATCGTCGTCTCGGCGTTCGGCCCGAAATCAGCCCGTTTGGCGGCCGACATCGGTGACGGCCTCTGGTCGGTCGGCCCGAAGGAAGCCCCCCTCGAGAACTACACCGAGGCCGTCGGCGACAGCCCGAAGTACACTCAGATCGACGTCTGTTACGCCGAGAACGAGCAGGAGGCGCTCGATACGGTCTACGAGACGTGGCCGAACGGCGAGATCGCGGGCGAACTCAGCCAGGTCCTCCCGATGCCGGCACACTTCGAGCAGGCGGCCGAGATGGTCGACCGTGATGACGTCCGTGGCAGCGCCACCCCCCTCGGCTCGGATCCCGAACCGTTCATCGAGAGCGTCGAGGCCTGCATCGACGCGGGCTACGATCACGTCTACTTCCATCAGATAGGCCCCGATCAGGAGGGCTTTTTCGAGTTCTACGAGGACCATCTCGCCAGCGAGTTCTAA
- a CDS encoding DUF7860 family protein, translating into MGQYQRLAYSQYARGGFALGVVVFAVGILGHAFGPTVFGSLPEWEVTLFTLMEIGGIGLALCSPIVFAIVLPLIE; encoded by the coding sequence ATGGGTCAGTATCAACGACTGGCGTATTCCCAGTACGCCCGCGGCGGGTTCGCGCTGGGAGTCGTCGTGTTCGCGGTCGGCATCCTCGGTCACGCGTTCGGCCCGACGGTGTTCGGCTCGCTTCCCGAGTGGGAGGTAACGCTCTTTACACTGATGGAGATCGGCGGGATCGGACTCGCGCTCTGTTCGCCGATCGTCTTCGCGATCGTCCTCCCGTTGATCGAGTAA
- a CDS encoding DUF1918 domain-containing protein: MSFDEDDHVVLSDEHSEYDGQEGRVTQVMENMFGDATYTVSFEDGQETGIPEDDLSPADETEE, from the coding sequence ATGAGCTTCGACGAGGACGATCACGTCGTGCTGTCGGACGAGCACAGCGAGTACGACGGTCAGGAGGGGCGGGTCACGCAGGTAATGGAGAACATGTTCGGCGATGCCACCTACACCGTGAGCTTCGAGGACGGCCAGGAGACCGGCATTCCCGAGGACGACCTCTCCCCCGCCGACGAGACCGAAGAGTAA
- a CDS encoding TenA family protein, whose amino-acid sequence MSGPASFEEYAAEREGARFTDWLRERSEPHWTATTTHRFVEELGAGTLSEQVFARYLVQDYAFVETLVSLVGYGVGQAPDMESKARLTAFLSAIIGDEDDYFRRSFEALGVPESAWSDPRMNPTTAGFRDLLLRAAHEGGYAETLAVLVPVEWAYLEWASAIEESPEAFYLAEWIELHTIPEFEATVEWLRSELDEHGSACSARRQARLDALFSRAMAFEVGFFDTALETA is encoded by the coding sequence ATGAGCGGTCCTGCCTCCTTCGAGGAGTACGCGGCCGAACGCGAGGGCGCCCGGTTTACCGACTGGCTTCGGGAGCGCTCGGAACCGCACTGGACGGCGACGACGACCCACCGGTTCGTCGAGGAGCTCGGCGCGGGAACCCTTTCCGAGCAAGTGTTCGCCCGGTATCTCGTTCAGGACTACGCGTTCGTCGAGACGCTCGTCTCGCTGGTCGGCTACGGCGTCGGACAGGCCCCGGACATGGAATCGAAAGCTCGTCTGACGGCGTTTCTCTCGGCGATCATCGGCGACGAGGACGACTACTTCCGGCGGTCGTTCGAGGCCCTCGGAGTACCCGAATCGGCGTGGAGCGATCCGAGGATGAACCCGACGACGGCCGGGTTTCGTGACCTCCTCCTGCGAGCCGCCCACGAGGGCGGATACGCCGAGACGCTGGCCGTACTGGTGCCCGTCGAGTGGGCGTATCTGGAGTGGGCGAGCGCGATCGAGGAGTCGCCCGAGGCGTTCTACCTCGCGGAGTGGATCGAACTCCACACGATCCCGGAGTTCGAAGCGACCGTCGAGTGGTTGCGCTCGGAGCTCGACGAACACGGATCCGCGTGTTCGGCGCGCCGGCAGGCACGCCTCGACGCGCTGTTCTCTCGCGCGATGGCGTTCGAGGTGGGGTTCTTCGACACTGCCCTGGAGACCGCGTGA